Proteins encoded by one window of Candidatus Thermoplasmatota archaeon:
- a CDS encoding Lrp/AsnC ligand binding domain-containing protein — MAIGFVLISTAPAKEHEVYNELQSVDEIVELHPLFGEYDLIAKIEAEDFNVLGQVVVDKIRSISGVIDTKTLTGIKF; from the coding sequence GTGGCCATAGGTTTCGTCCTGATAAGTACCGCACCCGCGAAGGAGCATGAAGTCTATAATGAGCTCCAGTCGGTCGATGAGATAGTTGAACTTCACCCGCTCTTCGGGGAATATGACCTGATAGCCAAGATCGAGGCGGAGGACTTCAATGTTCTCGGTCAAGTTGTCGTGGATAAGATCAGATCCATAAGTGGTGTGATAGACACAAAGACCCTAACGGGAATCAAGTTCTAG